The Cyanobium sp. Tous-M-B4 DNA window GCGCCGGCGGGCTGAAGCCTGGCTGGGTAGGGCCTCGTAGTCTGCAGCCCTTCAAGCATCGACATCGGTTGGCCGCAAGCACCTTGGTCATGCACGTGGGCATCCACAAGACCGCTTCGACTTACATCCAGCACCGTCTCAAGCGCAATCAGCGGTTCTTGCGCCAGCAAGGCCTGCTTTATCCAGGCCGGCGGCGTGACCATATGCGTCTGGTCAAGGCTCTCAGCCAGGGCAACCTGCAGCCCTGGGGCAAATTGCTGGATCGTGCAGCTCGCAAGGGCCGCACGCCGCTGGTGTCGGCCGAGCTCCTTTCGCTGCTGCTGGCTCGCCCAAGTGCCGATGGGGACTGCTCCGTACTGGCGCAGTTGCTGGGTTTTCTCAAGGAGCGGGGGGTGGGCCTCCATCTGGTGGCCTTTGTGCGGGATCAGCCGGCTTACCTCAACTCGCGCTACACCCAGCTGCTGAAGCGCTTTTACTTTGCGCTGCCTTTTGAGCGTTACCTGAGCCAGACCATGCGCGCTGGCGGTGAGAGTGAGTGCGATTACGAGCGGCTGTTCGGCGAAGCCTTGGAGCGCAGTGAGGTGCGCTGTTCGCTACTGCCCTTTCGTAGTGGCGAAGCCGATCCCTGTGAGCGCCTGCTGCAGGCCATCGGGGTAGCTAGCTGCGCCGACTTGGATCCTTTGGATCAGCGCGCCAACGCCCAACCTGGCTGGCAGGCCGTGTGGATCGCCCAGCGGATTGCTCGGCGGCTCCAGCGTCACCATCTAGAGGCCTGGCGTGATGCTGCGTGCAAGTTGAGGATCAGGAAGGGGCTAGAGCGGCTAGCTGAACGCCAGGGCTGGCCGGCTGAACCGTTTCAGGGGCTGAGCGAGCCTTTGCTCGCTCGGCTGGAACATCGCTATGGAGCAAGTAACGATCGTTTTGCCAGCCGGGTGTGGGGCTGTTCCTGGCGGGAGCTATTCCCCCGCCCCTCCCCCGCTCTTAGCCCGGAGGCACCTCGCAGCGTTGAGGAACGGCGCCAGCTGGTTGCCCTTGCCGATCAGCTGTTGGCCGATGGGCTGGCATCTTTAAAGGGGCCCGATCAGGCTGAGCGGATCAGTTCAAAGGGAATGCGCTGGAAGACGATGCCGCCGTGGCGCTGGTTGTCTCGAGCTTTGCGGTAGCTAGCCCCCGATTCCACCAGCAGGGCCACATCGCCGTTGGCGAAGCGGGCCAGGTCGCTGTAGCCAGTGAAGCTGCCGGCCCCCTGGCCGTAGCCGAACCCCCGGTTCCAGCTCTGGCCATTGTTGGTGCTGAGGCGGAGGCGGCCGTTGGTGCGGTGCTGTAGATCCACCGGATTGGCAAACAGCAAGGTGGCTTGCTGGCCGGGACCAAAGCCGTAGGTGAGCAGGCTTGCCTGGCAGCCGTTGAGCGGTTCGATCAACTGGGGATCGGGCCCGCTGCTGGCCATGGTGAGGCCACCATCGCGGCTGATGCTCACCACCCGCCGGCCGCCTTTGCTGCGGCTGTTCAGCATCAGGCTGCCGTCGCCGAGCTCGGTCACAGCGCATTCGTTGGAAGGGCTGTAGCTGGCCACTGCGCCAACCCGCCAACTAACGCCACCATCGTCGGAAAGCAGCAGGTGGGAGGCACTACCTCGGCCTTTGATGTTGTGCCGTGCAGGCACAACGATGCGTCCACTCGCGGGCTCCAGCTGCTTGACGATGCCGTGGCCGGGACCGATTCCATACCAGAGCTTCCAGCCCGGCAGTCTCACCTGGCTAGTGATGTCGCGGGAGGGGGCCCAGCTGCTGCCGTCGTCGTCGGAGAACGTGATTCGTACGTCTCTCGAGCCCCGATCAGACTCACTTGCTATGGAGGCATTCCAGAGCCACAGCAGCAGGATGCGGCCGCTGGGAAGCACCACAGGCAGGGGGATTTTGCAGGGGTTTGGCCCGTCGTTGGCCAGCACCTGCAGCGGCTCCCAGCTGCGGCCGCCATCGAGGGAGCGCCGCAGCAGCACATCAATGTTGCCCTCGTCCTTGCAGTTGTCCACGCGCCCGCCACAGAAGGCCAGCACGCTGCCTTTGGCACTGATCGCCAGGCCAGGGGTGCGGTAGCAGCTGTATCCAAGCTCCCCAGAGATGAAAGGATTACTAATCAGCTGACCTTGTTGCCCCGGCTGGGGTGCGCCGCTTTGACGCACACGGGCTATCCCCCTGCCGGCCAGAACGGTTGCTAGTCCTGCTCCGGAGAGGCCCAGCAGAATTTGGCGTCGACTCAGCTGGCTCATTGTGGGCCCTTTCGAAGACACAAGTTAGGATGGTTCTATAGGAGAAATTTTGGCTGCGCCAATGCATACACGCTCGCTCAAGCAGGAGCCCGCAACTGTTCTAGAGATGCGCGGTGCTTCTAAGCGGGTGGTTGAGGGAATTGACCACTCTTATAGGGCGTTTCACGATTTTTCTCTAAATGTCTATGCCGGTGAGCGGCTTGGCATTTTTGCAGTCAATGGTTTTGAAGCTAAAGCCATGGTGGCTTGCCTAAGTGGTGTAGAGCCACTGGATTCAGGCAGCGTTGAACATAGAGCTTCGGTGTCATGGCCACTCGGTACAAATGACGCCTTCCTCGGTAAATTATCTGGTTATGTGAATGCACGTTTTGCTGCTGAGATTTACAGCCAGCCTGGGAAGATAGAGGATGATATGCGGCTAATTCAGGAGTTGGCAGGGTTTGATGAAACAATGTTTCACGAGCCTCTGGCTGATTGGCCTGCGATCAATAAGGCTTGCCTGAAGCTGGCAGTTTCGCTCGCCTTTGAATTTGATGTGGTCACGGTGGGGAGGATCAGTTGCTGGGATCATCGAGCAATTCATCCTAGGGCTGCTCGGATTCGTGAACATTTTGAGCAGCGTATTGCTGGCCGGACTTTGATTGTAAGTGCTAGCGGGCAGTCGAATTTGGCTATTGATTATTGCGATGAGGGATTGGCATTGGTTAATGGTGAACTTGCCTATAGAGGGGATCCAGAGGTTTGTCTGGAAATGGTTAAGGAAGAGTCTAGGCGCCAGAAGCAGGATAGGCGCCAACGTGTTAATAAGCGAATTGCTGATTTGCTCGGCGATGATGATTCGGACGAGTCGAGCGAAGATGCTTTGATCGAATCCCGTGACAAGTCAGACGGGGATATATTGGTCTTGCGATGACTCGCTGCATCTTCGAATGCTATTCATAAGCATTTGTTGGTAGTAGTTGCTAGGGTTGGCGGGATGATTGCTGCGAGGTTTTAACTCGCAGGAGCTGTTGCCGTGATATTGCTTTGTGTCCATGGCAAAAACGAGTTCGCCCAGCGGGTTTGGACGTGTTCGTGGCAGAAGGTGATTCACTGGAAATTCTGGTGCAGTAGTTCATCATCCCTTCAGTGCATCAAAATCAGCACCTTGATCTGATACCTAGCAGCGTCGCCCGTAAGATGGGAATCATTGGTAGTTCCGTGAGTTGATCCATGCGTAGCTTTGCGCCCCGCTACGTGTTAGCAAAACTGCTGTTGCAGCTGCGTGTGGTGTCTGCGGTGGCCCGCCGCGAGCTCCAGCTGCGCGCCGCTAAGGGTGCAATGGGAGTGGCTGGTGTGTTTGTTGAGCCCCTGGCGCTGATCGTTACGTTTCTTGCTTTGCGAATCTTTTTGCGGGGCTCAGGTGATTCAAGCTACATGAATCCGGCACTGTGGCTTGCCCTCGGATTTATTCCCTTTTTTATGTTTGCTGAGATTGCGATTAAGGCTATTAACGGGGTTGAGAAAAGCAGCGAGATTTATTTTTATAGGCGACTTCGTCCCCTCGATTCCCTGATGGGCAACACGTTGCTGCTGGCGCAGATCTATGGATCACTACTGCTGCTATTTGTCCTTGGTAGTGCTGCCTGGGAATGGCGCCCTGTAGTTCAAGACCTTGGCTCCTTGATTACACTGTTTTTAGGATTGGCTTTGCTTGGTTTTGGTATTGGCTTGAGCACCTTGGTAGTGGGACGCCGCCTTCCGGTTGTGGCTTGGATTATGCAATTGTTCTTGCGGCGCATACTTTTGTGGACATCCTGCATCTTTTTCTCGATAAGCATTATTCCTGATGCTTTTCGCTCGTGGATTTTATGGAATCCAATCGCTCACGGTATTGAGCTGATGCGGGCGGCCTGTAATCCGGCATATCCAATTCCAGGTGTGAGTGCGATCTATTTTTGGGGTTGGGTTTTTGGCTCGGTTGGCTTTGGTCTGCTTGTGTATGGAAACAATGAGAATTTGTTATTTGTTGTAGATAAGTCCCTGCCCGATGATTCCAGCAGGGATGGCGATTGATCGTCTTCGCTGATAGACTGATTAGACGCATAGCTTCACCGGCCTTGATCCAGCAGTCCCGATCCAAGGAAGCTCGCCCCCTATTCCGTGAGCAGCAGGGTTTTAGGGACTCCGCTGCCTCAGTTCGGCACTGGGTAAGTGGGCTCAAGCAGCGCGTCGTATCCCTGATTACCACCTTGCGCCCCGGCGAGCAGGAGGCCAGTCTTGTTGAACCACGTTTAGAAGGCAATGAGTTGGTGCCTGGCTTCCGAAGTCGCTTGCGGGATCGGATTCAGCCAGTGCTGCGGTTGCCAGTACCTGTCTTGCTTGCTGGTGTGGTGGTGCTGGGCTCGGCGATTTACTTTTTCGGGGTGGGCCGCAATCGCTATCAGGTTCAATCGAGTTTCATCGTCCGATTGCCGGAAACCCCTGCGTCCACAGGGTCTACCCTCCTAGGGACCACGCTGGCTGGCCCCACCATGCTGGGCTCGCTTGAGGATGGTCGCTTCCTGGCCGTTTATCTGACTTCGCCGGAGGTGATGAAGCGTGTTTTCTTGCAGCTCCAGCCGGAAACGGCCTGGGCGCGCAATCTTCGTGATCCGTTTGCAGGGCTGAGGCGTGGGGCCACATTCGATGAGAAGTTGGCCTTTTTCCGCCGTCAAGTGTTTGTGGTCCCTCAGGACCTCACCGGGGTGATCAATCTCACCACGGTCGGATTGGCTCCTAAGCCTTCTTATCAGCTAAATAGCTTGCTGCTTAAGGAAGCTGAAGTTTTCATGAATCGGGTTAACCAGAATATTAGTGCTACTCAGCAAACATTTGCTGAGGCTGAGATCCAGAGAGCTAGAGAGCGACTTGATAGGGCAACTACGGCCTCCAATACTTTCAAAAATGATAATGGTCAGATAGACCCGGCCCAGATGGCCACTGCTACCAGTGGATACATCACTGAACTCGAGGGTAAGCTGGTAGATCTCAAGGTTGAAGAGGCGAGCCTGAAGCGTCAGTTTAAAGATCACTCCACCCCTGAAGTTGCCTATGTAACCGATCAGGTTGATGAATTGCAGCGTCAGATAAGCGAGGAGCGCGCTCTGTTGGTGAATCCTGAAGGTAAGGATCTGAACCGGATTGTGACCGAAGGCGCGAAGTTGGAGACTGAGGTATTGCTTGCCACCGATGCTCTTAAGGCTTCGATCACAGCCGCCAACAACAGCCGGCAGCTCACCCAGCAACAGGTGAAGTTTTTGGTGCGTCTTGCTAATCCAGAGGTGCCGCAGTTGCAGTCGCTAGACTGGCGATGGAAGGGATTCCTGGCAACTTTGGGGGTGTTAGTGGTGCTTTGGGGCGTCGGCACCTTCGCGTTGGGGATTGTTGATCGCCGTTGATCAGTGGTCCCTACGGTTGGTTGAACCGTCCGGTGCTGGCTGCAGCCGCAGCTAAGCAGGCGGCAGCGCTCAAGGCTGCTAACCGGGAGCCTGATTCGTTGCGTCGCAGCGAGCAGGAATTATTGAACGACCTTCACTGGCCCAGTCGTCATCACGCATTACTGATGGCCCGCGACCCGGGCCCTGAGGTGGCGCTGCTCACGGTTGCCAATGATCGTTTTTGCCGCGGCTTGGAGGCGTTGCTACTGAGCCTCAAGGCCGTTTATCCAAGCTTGAGCTCGCCGGTGGTGGTGGCCCACGACGGCAGCCTGGGCCCTTTTTTGCAGCGCCGGCTCCTGGCTATTCATCCGCTGCTGCAATTTGTGCAGCCACAGCCCGCCTGGGCTGAAAGCCTGCCGCTCGATTCCAGCAACCGCCAGCGCATCGGCCTGTTGGGTTATCTCAATGGTTATGCGTTCAGCCTGAGGGGTTACCGGCGGGTGCTGGTGCTTGATTCCGATCTGTTGATCACCGGATCCCTTGATCCCCTCTGGGGTGAGGGCGATGCTTTCCGCGCCGTGCCCGACTGCGGCGATCGGCCGTGGGCAGCGATCTCCCCCCATACGGGCAGGCCGGTGCTCAATTCAGGCGTGTTGTCGGTGCCGGGCTGGGCCCTCAATGGCGAGCTGGAAGCCCGTTTTGAGGCGCTGATTCGCTTGGCGGCAGAGCCGGTTTGTCCGCTGCTCGATCGCTTTGCGGATCAGAAGGTATGGAATCAGTTTCTGGCAAATCAGCCTGTAGAGCTGCTGCCGCTCAATTTCAACTGCAACATCAAATATCTGGTGCAATACCTCGGCGGATGCGCTGAGGGGCTTTCGGTGCTGCACTTTGCGGGGCCCAAGCCCTGGCTTAGCTGGCCTTGGCTGTCGCCCGAACCAGGTGAGCAGCGGCTTGGTGCGGTTACCGATCACCTGTTCTGGAATCGCCTTTACCGGTCTCAGCTGATGGCCTGGCGGCTTGCCTTGCACCGCCAGTACCTGGCCGCCGCCGCTCCCCTGCCGGCGGGTCCAGCCCAGTTGGCAACTGAGCCGGGCTGCCTAGCTCCAGGGGTTCGTCCTCCCGGTAGCAGCGCTCATCTGCTGCTTAGCGATCCCCAATTATTTGGAGCGGATTGGCCTGACCAGCCCTGCTGGCCTCACGCCTGGCTCCCTGCCCTAGAGGCGGCGGCGCCATTACATATCTGGGCTCCCTTGGAGTGGGAGCCGGCCTTGCGGCAGCTGCCGCCGCCGCCCGGAGTGCACTGGCATTGGCTATTGATTGAGTCGCCGTTTAGCCCTGAGCTGGCCCAAGGCGAGGATCTGATCGCCGGTCCTGGGCCTTGGCAGGAGGGCTTTGAGCCCTGGAGCAATCCGCCTCTGGCGGGTGTGGAGCGGGCGGTGCGGCGTCGCCTGCTTTCGGCAGGGGGCAAGCCCCTGCCTGGTCTCGGTGGCGAGGGCTCGTAAGCTCTAGTTAATAGTTAGGCAGGGCATGCCCAAACCCAAGCGCAACGCCACAGCTGCAGCCGGCAATCCCGCAAAGACAAAACCAAAAAAGAGGCCTAAGCCCTCCTTGCTTGGCCGGATCGCGGCACCTTTTAAAAAGTTGATCAGCCGCATTAAAGGCAAGGCCGGCGCCAAGGGAAAGGGCAAAGCAAATGCCCGGGCTGTTTTGCTTCCAGGGGCAGGCCAGAAGCGCACGCTGGCCCAGTGGAAGGAGTTGCGTCGTCGCAACACCGCCGAGGTCAAGGCCCATCTGGCTGAGCAGCAGCCGGTGCCGGCGATCAAGAAGCTCACCCGGGCCTTGCTGGAAGACCCCCAGCACCCCGCTTATCACGAGCTACTTAAAAAAGCGGTTGAACAGCGCCGCCAGCGACGCATCAAGGCTGGTCGCAAGGACCCCTGGGCCGAGCTCCCCAAGGATCTCAAGCAGGAAGCCCTGCAGCTTGAGGCCTTCAGCGCCTATGTGGATGAGCTGGAGCAGTTGTTTGATAAGGCCGGCATCCCGCCGCTGAGTGCACCGCCGCCGCCGGAGCAGCGGCAGGCGGGCAAGGCTAAAAAGTCAAGGGGCAAGCTGCAAAACGTTCAGACTTAGGCCCGAACCAGCTCGGCAAGCAGCTGGCGAGCGCGAGCTACGAAACTGTGCTCCTGCCTCACTGTGCGGGCTACCTGGCTGAGCAGTAGGGGCTGGGCGCGCAGGGCGGTTGCTAGCTGCAGGCTGGCGCGTGGATCGCTGCCGGGCCGATGGCACACCACGGCCGGCATCAGCTCCGGCGGGCAGCCTGGTGCCCCATCGGTGATCACCGGCACTCCGCAGGCCAGCACATCGAAGACGCGGTTGTTGAGGTAGCCGTAATCCAGCATGGCCTGGTGGTGGTCGTTGAGCACGGCCAGGGCGCGGCGGTAACGCGCCGGCAGCTGGGCGTTGGCGATGTTGCTGGCCTGGGCCTGCAGGCCCAGCTGCTCCCAGCCGCTGCCGATCAGCTCCAAGGGCAGGCCGGCCTGGTGGAAGGCCCGCACGATTGGCCGGCTCACCCCTCGGGTGTTGCCCACAAACAGCAGGCCCCCGCCCGCTGGCTCTGGTCGACCAAAGTGCCAGAAGCTGGTGGCTTGTAGCAGGGTGCTGGTGGGGCGGCCGCTGAGCTTGGCAATGCGGGGCTGATCTTGGCCGCTGGCTACAAATATCTGGTCGTAGCTGGCTAGCTCGGCGGGGGTGGGATTGAGCGGCCAGCTGATCAGCCAAAGGGCTTTGTGGGTGTAGGGCTGGCGCTCTAGCCAGGCCAGGGGCGGGGCGTACTTGCCGCGCAGCACCAGCAGGCCACTCCCATCCGGCGGCGGCGGACTGCTCTGGTGGCTGTCGCGGCAGAGCAGGCGGGAGCTCAGCCCCAGGCTTTGCAGGCCGAGTTGCAGCCCGCGGGCGAAATGCACATCACCCCAGCCCGCCTGGGCGGCCGGATCGGCCGGCGCGGCGATCAGCAGGTCGAGGTGCCGCATGGCGGGCCAGCTGTGGCCACCTATTCTCGCCACTGGCCCGGCTGCCATGTCGCTGATCACCGCGCACCTGCCATCTCCCCAAGGGGATTCAATCCACCTGGGCCTCAACCGCTGCCAGCTGGTGCGCAAGCTCTTCGCGCTTCCAGCTGTGCGGCGCTACGGATTTGCAACAGGCTGTGATCAGGCTCTGCTGCTGCGGGCTAACCCAGACCTTTGGCCCCAGCGGCTGGGGCCCTCCCTGATCGACCTGGAGGGCCAGCTCGGCGATCCGGCGTTGCTGCTTGCCCTGCCTTTGGCCTGGAGTCGGGGCCTGATGCAGCTTGCAGAGGCGCCGCCGCTTCAGGCGCTGCTGGAGGCGGGCGCCACCCCGCTGGCTCTCGATGCCTGGCCCGAGCTCGAGCTCTCTGAGCAGCCCCAAGCCCAGCTGCTCCCCTCCGCCCTGGCGCTGCTGCTGGCCCCCTACCGCGCCCTGCTGGCCGCCGCCGAACCCCTCGAGCCGGCCGCCGCCCTACAGCTGTTGCAGCTGGAACGCAAGCTGCGCCGCCAGCTCGCCGCTGGCTGCTGGCCTGCCCCCGCTGCTCTGGGCCGGCCCCTGCCCCTGGCCCGCTGGCTGGATTCCCCTCCGGCGGAAGCCGCTGCCCTGCAGCGCCTGAGCGACCAGCTGGTGGCCTTGCTGCACCTGCTGCCGGCGGCCGAGCAGCCCGCCTACGCCCACAGCTTGCAAGCACTGCTGCTGGCGGGTTTGGAGCAGGCCGAGCCCCAACCCTGGCTGCGGCTACTGGAGGCGCTGGTGGGCGGGATCAACAGCCGCCAGAGCGAGCTGGTGGCGGTGGCGGCTGATTTGCGCCGGTCTGGGCTGGAGCGGGGCGCGGCCCTGGATGATCCCGGCGAGCGGGGCCTGGCGTTGGTGCGTTTGCTGCAGGCGCCCTTGGCAGAAGAGCGGCCTGGCTGGCTGGCGGCCCTGGCCGGCGCCATCGATGCCCTGGTGCTGGCGATCGGTGTGGCGGCCGAGGCGGGTGAGCGAGAGCAGAAGCGGGCTTTGCAGCGCCAGCTGGAGGGGATCGTGCTTAGCGGCAGCACCAACCTGCCGCTGCTGCAGGCCCTGCTGCCGCAGCTGGCGCCAGAAACTGGCTACCGCCTGCCCAGCCTGCTGCCTCCAGCTGCCTGCCTGGTGCTGGTGAAGGGGGTGCTGCTGCTGGGCGACCCGGCAATCGCCCGGCTGGATCGGCCCTGGCGGCGGGCCCTGCTGGCTCTACTGGAGCGGGGGCTACCGCGGCTGTGGTGGCAGGCGGATCTGTTGCAGAAGCTCCTACACGACCTGCGCCGCTTCCCCCTGCACACCACTTGGCTGCAGGCCGACAACGCCGAGCTGCTGCCGGCCCTGGTGCAGCTGCACAGCCGCGGCGTGGCGCCGCCACCGCCAAACAATGGCCCCGAGCCGTTGCAGCTGCGCCCCCTGGCGCCGGAGGAGTTGCCCGGGGAGCCGGAAGATCCGCGCCGGCTGCTGCGCCTCCAGCTCACCCTGCTGTTGCGCCTGGTGACGGGTGAGGAGGAGCGCGGCGCTCTGCTGCGCCTGGCCAGCGCTGCTGGCAAAACGCCCCTGCTGCGGCTGCTCGATGGCGACGACGAAGAGGCCCTGGTGCTGGCGGTAGCAGCCGGCCTGCCCAGCCGGGCGGTGGGCTTGGCGCGGCTGGCGGCGGGGCGAGCCGGCGTGCCGGAGCTACTGCCGTTGTTGCTGCCCCTTACTGGCGGCGTGCAGGCCGTGTTTGCCGCCTGCCTGGCCCAGTGGCGCCAAATGTTGCCGCCGGCGGCGGAGCGAGCCACTCTGCCGATCACGGTGCTGTTTACCTGCCACCGGCCGCGGCTGGAGCTGCTGCGCCAGGCCCTGGAATCCCTGGCCCTGCAGAGCGTGGCGGTGGTGGAGGTGCTGGTGGTAGACGACGGCACGCCGGAGCCCGAGGCGGCTGCGCTGGCAGCGCTGCTGGAGCAGAGCGCCGTTGAGCTGGATCTGCCGCTGCGGCTGCTGCGCCAAGAGCGCAACCAGGGCCAGTACGCCTGCCGCAACCTGGCGATCGAGCAGATGGCGGGCGAGGCCCTGGCGATTCACGACGACGACGACCTCTCCCATCCCCTGCGCCTGGAGCTGCAGTGGCAGGCGCTGCAGCAGGGGGCGGCGGCGGTGTATGGCCGCCATGGGCGCCTGGATGAGGCCAGCGGCGCCCCCCAGGCCGATGGCGATGGCGGTGGCTTCTTCGGTGATGGCATCACCACCCTGTTGCTGCGCAGGGCCACGGCGCTGGAGCTGGGCGGCTTTTATTCGGTGCGCTCCCGCGGTGATGTGGACTTCCGCCGCCGTCTGGAGCAGCGCTATGGGGCGGCCAAGGTGGTGCGGTTGCAGGCGCCGCTGTATCTGATGCGGGGCTCTGCGGCCACGGTGTCGTCGGCCTATGAATACGGCTGCAGCCTGGGGCTGCCCAGCTGGCGCCGGCTGATGCGGCAAGGGCTGTTGCCTTGAAAAAGTCTGTTGCCATGGCTAAAACAGCACCAGTCTTCATTGGCCTCACCTCGATCCGCGGCCGCGAGGGCGCCCTGAAGCGCACGCTCGATTCGCTGCTGGCCCAGCAGCTGCCCGCCGACGGCCGGCTGGTGGAGCTGCATTTATTTCTGTCGCGGCAGCCCTATCTGCTGGATCGGGGCTTCGGGGCGCTGCCTGGCTTTCTGCGGCGGCGTATCTGGAGCTCGCGGCTGGGGCCGGGTCTGCGGTTGCAGGTGCACTGGACGGCAAATTGGGGCCCCTACCGCAAGCTGTTGCCGCTGCTGGAGCGGCTGACGCCGGAGCAGCAGGCGCTTGATCCGCTGCTGATCACCGCCGACGACGACACCCTCTATCCGCGCGACTGGCTGCGGCGGCTGGTGGCGGCCCAGGAGCGCTGGGGCTGCGTGGTGGCCTTCCGCGGGCGCCAGATGGTGCTGGAGCAGGGGGAGGTGGTGCCCTACCGGGATTGGCGGGTAAATGACGAGCGGCTGCTGCAGCCCAGCCTGCTGACGGTGCCCACCGGCAAAGACGGCATCTGCTACCGGCTGGGCCAGCTCGACTGGCGAGTGCGCGACGTGGAGCGGGCCCTGGCGATCGCCGGCCACGCCGATGATCTTTGGTTTAAGACCCACACGCTGCTCACTGCCACGCCGAGCCTGCTGCTGCACCACAGCATGAGCCAGCAGTTCGTGGAGCTGAGCAGCCAGGGCGTCGCCCTCAAGCGCGGGGTGCCCGGCCAGCCGATCGGCCAGACGCTGTTTTTGTCTATTAATAAGCGCGGTGGCAATGATGTGGTGCTGGCCGATTGCCTGGGCTATCTGCAGGGGCAGATGGGTGGCGAGCTGGCGCGGCTGTGCAGCGCTGATTAGCAGGGGCTCGCTTGCTGTGATGAAGCAGACCCGGCAATTCCCAGGGGCATTCAAGTCTCTTCTTTGCGGAGATTCAGATACGCCACCCAGACCAGGAAAAGGGTGGTGCGCATGGCGGAGCAACTTCCCTTCGAGCTCATGCACTGATCGAACGAATTGCTTGCCTGATCGAGCAGCGTTGCGAGCTCACATTGAGTCGCATTAACGCTGACTGAAGCCCTGGGCAAAGGGTTGGATGGGCACTGTCCTTAATTACGTACAGGCTGTACAAAATCAAGGACGCGTGAAAATTCAGCCAGCTCAGCGGGCGGCTGTTCTTCTAGCGTTGCAACCAGGAGGCCTGGGTTGATGGCAGAAGACATCCGCTGGCAACAACGCTTCAGCAATTACCACCGGGCTCTTGCTCAGCTAGAGACCTTTGTGGAGCCGCCCAGGCTGAATGAACGCGAACAGCAGGGGTTGATTAAGGCCTACGAATACACGTTTGAACTTGCTTGGAACACCCTGCGCGATCTGCTGCGCAGCCAGGGCGATGCCACCTTGATCGGATCGCGGGACACCCTGCGAGAGGCCTTTCGCCTCGGGCTGATTGAGGAAGGTGAGGCCTGGATGCTGATGATTCAAGACCGCAACCTCACCAGTCACGCCTACAACCGCGCCACAGCTGATGCCATCGCTGCGAATATCACTGGCAGCTATCTGCCGTGCTTCCAGCAGCTGCGCAGCAAGTTG harbors:
- a CDS encoding beta/gamma crystallin family protein produces the protein MKKSVAMAKTAPVFIGLTSIRGREGALKRTLDSLLAQQLPADGRLVELHLFLSRQPYLLDRGFGALPGFLRRRIWSSRLGPGLRLQVHWTANWGPYRKLLPLLERLTPEQQALDPLLITADDDTLYPRDWLRRLVAAQERWGCVVAFRGRQMVLEQGEVVPYRDWRVNDERLLQPSLLTVPTGKDGICYRLGQLDWRVRDVERALAIAGHADDLWFKTHTLLTATPSLLLHHSMSQQFVELSSQGVALKRGVPGQPIGQTLFLSINKRGGNDVVLADCLGYLQGQMGGELARLCSAD
- a CDS encoding ABC transporter permease; translated protein: MRSFAPRYVLAKLLLQLRVVSAVARRELQLRAAKGAMGVAGVFVEPLALIVTFLALRIFLRGSGDSSYMNPALWLALGFIPFFMFAEIAIKAINGVEKSSEIYFYRRLRPLDSLMGNTLLLAQIYGSLLLLFVLGSAAWEWRPVVQDLGSLITLFLGLALLGFGIGLSTLVVGRRLPVVAWIMQLFLRRILLWTSCIFFSISIIPDAFRSWILWNPIAHGIELMRAACNPAYPIPGVSAIYFWGWVFGSVGFGLLVYGNNENLLFVVDKSLPDDSSRDGD
- a CDS encoding sugar ABC transporter; its protein translation is MLAGVVVLGSAIYFFGVGRNRYQVQSSFIVRLPETPASTGSTLLGTTLAGPTMLGSLEDGRFLAVYLTSPEVMKRVFLQLQPETAWARNLRDPFAGLRRGATFDEKLAFFRRQVFVVPQDLTGVINLTTVGLAPKPSYQLNSLLLKEAEVFMNRVNQNISATQQTFAEAEIQRARERLDRATTASNTFKNDNGQIDPAQMATATSGYITELEGKLVDLKVEEASLKRQFKDHSTPEVAYVTDQVDELQRQISEERALLVNPEGKDLNRIVTEGAKLETEVLLATDALKASITAANNSRQLTQQQVKFLVRLANPEVPQLQSLDWRWKGFLATLGVLVVLWGVGTFALGIVDRR
- a CDS encoding glycosyltransferase family A protein, which translates into the protein MSLITAHLPSPQGDSIHLGLNRCQLVRKLFALPAVRRYGFATGCDQALLLRANPDLWPQRLGPSLIDLEGQLGDPALLLALPLAWSRGLMQLAEAPPLQALLEAGATPLALDAWPELELSEQPQAQLLPSALALLLAPYRALLAAAEPLEPAAALQLLQLERKLRRQLAAGCWPAPAALGRPLPLARWLDSPPAEAAALQRLSDQLVALLHLLPAAEQPAYAHSLQALLLAGLEQAEPQPWLRLLEALVGGINSRQSELVAVAADLRRSGLERGAALDDPGERGLALVRLLQAPLAEERPGWLAALAGAIDALVLAIGVAAEAGEREQKRALQRQLEGIVLSGSTNLPLLQALLPQLAPETGYRLPSLLPPAACLVLVKGVLLLGDPAIARLDRPWRRALLALLERGLPRLWWQADLLQKLLHDLRRFPLHTTWLQADNAELLPALVQLHSRGVAPPPPNNGPEPLQLRPLAPEELPGEPEDPRRLLRLQLTLLLRLVTGEEERGALLRLASAAGKTPLLRLLDGDDEEALVLAVAAGLPSRAVGLARLAAGRAGVPELLPLLLPLTGGVQAVFAACLAQWRQMLPPAAERATLPITVLFTCHRPRLELLRQALESLALQSVAVVEVLVVDDGTPEPEAAALAALLEQSAVELDLPLRLLRQERNQGQYACRNLAIEQMAGEALAIHDDDDLSHPLRLELQWQALQQGAAAVYGRHGRLDEASGAPQADGDGGGFFGDGITTLLLRRATALELGGFYSVRSRGDVDFRRRLEQRYGAAKVVRLQAPLYLMRGSAATVSSAYEYGCSLGLPSWRRLMRQGLLP
- a CDS encoding glycosyltransferase, whose protein sequence is MRHLDLLIAAPADPAAQAGWGDVHFARGLQLGLQSLGLSSRLLCRDSHQSSPPPPDGSGLLVLRGKYAPPLAWLERQPYTHKALWLISWPLNPTPAELASYDQIFVASGQDQPRIAKLSGRPTSTLLQATSFWHFGRPEPAGGGLLFVGNTRGVSRPIVRAFHQAGLPLELIGSGWEQLGLQAQASNIANAQLPARYRRALAVLNDHHQAMLDYGYLNNRVFDVLACGVPVITDGAPGCPPELMPAVVCHRPGSDPRASLQLATALRAQPLLLSQVARTVRQEHSFVARARQLLAELVRA
- a CDS encoding nucleotidyltransferase substrate binding protein, which produces MAEDIRWQQRFSNYHRALAQLETFVEPPRLNEREQQGLIKAYEYTFELAWNTLRDLLRSQGDATLIGSRDTLREAFRLGLIEEGEAWMLMIQDRNLTSHAYNRATADAIAANITGSYLPCFQQLRSKLAQRLQEESS
- a CDS encoding exo-alpha-sialidase, which encodes MSQLSRRQILLGLSGAGLATVLAGRGIARVRQSGAPQPGQQGQLISNPFISGELGYSCYRTPGLAISAKGSVLAFCGGRVDNCKDEGNIDVLLRRSLDGGRSWEPLQVLANDGPNPCKIPLPVVLPSGRILLLWLWNASIASESDRGSRDVRITFSDDDGSSWAPSRDITSQVRLPGWKLWYGIGPGHGIVKQLEPASGRIVVPARHNIKGRGSASHLLLSDDGGVSWRVGAVASYSPSNECAVTELGDGSLMLNSRSKGGRRVVSISRDGGLTMASSGPDPQLIEPLNGCQASLLTYGFGPGQQATLLFANPVDLQHRTNGRLRLSTNNGQSWNRGFGYGQGAGSFTGYSDLARFANGDVALLVESGASYRKARDNQRHGGIVFQRIPFELIRSA